The DNA sequence AACTGACATAAGTACTTTTTCACTATTAATATAATGTTTTTTCCCATCTTTCATAAAAGTTATTACTAGCTGATCGTTTACAGATTCATGAATACTATCAGCACAAGAATTTACATAAATTTTAATACCTTTTTCTTCTGCAATAGATGTCATATAGTCAATAATGTCTGTATCCAAGTTTGGTAATATTTGTGAATTGAATTCAACTACTGTTACATCAACGCCAAGTGCTCTATATATAAACGCAAACTCCATTCCAATAACTCCACCACCTATAATTGTCAAAGTCTTTGGAATTTCAGTTAAAGAAAGTATCTCTTTACTAGTTAACACGTTTGGTAAATCTGCTCCTTCAATTGGTATTAAACATGCAGATGAACCAAGAGCTAATATTGTATTTTTTGCAGAAATTGTTGCGTCTATTTTTTTATTTTTAACACCAAAAGTATTTTCATCTATTACTACTGCATTTCCTTTAATAACTCTAATATTATTTGATTGCATTAATTGATCAATTCCTGATACTAAAGTTTCTACAACTTGATCTTTTCTTTCTATTATTTTACTTAACGATACTCTGTAGTCATTAACATTAATACCGAAAACATCAGCATTTTTTATATTTTCAAGAACATGAACACTTTGAGTCATAGATTTTGTAGGTATACAACCATAATTCAAACATGTACCGCCTAAATGATCTTTCTCAACTAGGACTGTTTTCATTCCCATTTGTGCACCTCTAATTGCAGCCACGTAACCACCAGGACCACCACCAATAACTAATAAATCACATGCAATTTCTTCTTTTTTTGGCTTAGTAATACCGAAAGAGTATTTAGATTTTGGAGCCTTAGTTTTTTCCGCTTCCTCACCTTTTTCACCTTCGATAATTCCTACAATATCATTTTTAGAAACTGTTTGACCCTCTTCTACTAAAAATTCAGTCAAAATACCGTTGACATTAGATTTATAATTTAAATTTCCTTTACCTGATTCTAAACTAAAAAGAATATCTCCTACTTGAACTTTATCTCCAACTTTTTTTGAAATTTTCCCTACTTTTGCTTTAGTATCATGTCCAGACAGTTTATCAATTATTATTTTACACTCCATATTATTACGCCTCCTGGAAAAAGGGCTATTGGGTAATTAATACCCAAGCCCTTCAATCTTATTGAAAATCTTTTTCAAATTCGTCTAAGCAAGCCATCATCAATGTTGAAGAATAAGCCATTGCTGGACCACCACCGAATGCTACTGATACCATAGCAGCTTCAATAACTTCTTCTCTGGATGCTCCTGCTTCTAGAGCTTTATACGTATGATATACAATACAATATTCACATCTGTTGTAACAACCAATTGCTACACTGATTAATTCTTTAGTTTTTATGTCTAAAGCATTAGGCTCATAAGCAGCACCTAATAATCCCATGAATGCTTCTACCTGATTTGGATTTGTCTTACCAAGTTCTTCTAAACCTCCAACAAAACTATTTAACATTTCTCTAACATTATACGCCATAAAATCATCCTCCTATTTTGTTTGTCTATGCAATGTTTAGTATAGCAAACATTTAGTCATATTTCAATAAATTTTTAACAATAATTTTAAAAATTTAATTATTTAATAATTTCTTTCTTAAATAATTTAATGCGACCTACTAGTCATTAACTGATTAGATGAATTATTTTCTCTTTTTTGCATTGATAACTTTTGTTTGATTATTTTTATTCATTGTTTTTGCACAAATCTATCAAGCTTATATTGTTAGTATAATTTATTTTAAACTTTTTATGTGTTTTAAAATTAACAAAAAAATAGAGTGACTATACTCTAATCTCTCTATTTTTTGGAAAATATTTTTTCATTTTTTAAAATTGTTA is a window from the Abyssisolibacter fermentans genome containing:
- the lpdA gene encoding dihydrolipoyl dehydrogenase, producing MECKIIIDKLSGHDTKAKVGKISKKVGDKVQVGDILFSLESGKGNLNYKSNVNGILTEFLVEEGQTVSKNDIVGIIEGEKGEEAEKTKAPKSKYSFGITKPKKEEIACDLLVIGGGPGGYVAAIRGAQMGMKTVLVEKDHLGGTCLNYGCIPTKSMTQSVHVLENIKNADVFGINVNDYRVSLSKIIERKDQVVETLVSGIDQLMQSNNIRVIKGNAVVIDENTFGVKNKKIDATISAKNTILALGSSACLIPIEGADLPNVLTSKEILSLTEIPKTLTIIGGGVIGMEFAFIYRALGVDVTVVEFNSQILPNLDTDIIDYMTSIAEEKGIKIYVNSCADSIHESVNDQLVITFMKDGKKHYINSEKVLMSVGRKANLNSMELEKLNVALNEKKNGIAVNDYMQTSSPSIYAIGDVTNIVQLAHVASHQGLVAVDHMNGIKEKTNYDLVPSAIFTSPEIGHVGLTEKEAATRNIEIKVAKFPMLASGKALAMNETEGFIKLIADQANDIVLGGTIVGAHGTDMIATVTNLIQQKVKIDEAIKVIYAHPTLSEGIHEALLMLKNRGIHFG
- a CDS encoding carboxymuconolactone decarboxylase family protein, yielding MAYNVREMLNSFVGGLEELGKTNPNQVEAFMGLLGAAYEPNALDIKTKELISVAIGCYNRCEYCIVYHTYKALEAGASREEVIEAAMVSVAFGGGPAMAYSSTLMMACLDEFEKDFQ